The genomic region GAGGCTTTCATGATTTAGAATTTCTCCATTAGACAGGTTCCAGGCGAGTAGAAATCCCGCTAAAATTGTAAGAAGGAAAAAGACCAATGCCCCTGTAACAAGCCAGGTCATCATGTTTTTTTCCTTTTGTTTCCTAATGGTCATAAACATTTGAAACATAAACATGATTATACCCAGAATGGCAAGTGCACCCCCATAAACGGCATGACCGGGATTAAATCCCAGTAACACACTAAGAGCAAGGACACCTGCAATGGTTACACCGAATTGAACAAACCCGAATCGTTCACTCCAAATAGGGGTAAGAAAGGCCACTGGAACCAGCTGATACATAGCCCCCATGACGACCATAACGGCAAAACCTAAAATGAGTAAATGAAAGGCCATCCACAGAGCGGGCGTTCGATAATAGCCCTCAGCAATCAAATCAACATTTTGAAATAAGATCCATTGGGATACGACTAATGCAATCATACTGCTTAATATAAAAGAAAAAGGAAGCTTTAAATTGACCTTTGTCTGCTGAAAACTCATTGTACATCACCTTTACTTATCAATCGTAATGATAAAGCCGCCATCCTCGTAAGGCTCACATTCATAGCGAATTCCATGTTCGTCCAGTTCCTGGAAGAGAAACATAGGTCTGCGATCATTAATGATGGAAAGCTGTTCTCCCTGCTCCAATTCCTCAAGTTTATCCAGTGTACGCATCATAGGCTGTGGCGGCTGTAACCCCCTATTATCTAATGTGATCATTCTTCTCACCTTCTCTTTTTCGGAATGTTACTTTCCAATGCTTTTTTGCAAGTTTCTCTTCTTCATGATCAAAACCCTTGCGATCCAATACTTTAAAAAGGGGAATAGGCTTAAATGGAGCATGTAAAATTAAATCCTGGCCTTCATCCAAATTTTTAATGGCATTCATGATTTTATGAAAGGGCTCCTTATTTAAGCGGATATCCTCACGAACGTCTACTTCAACATAGGATTGCGATTCCTCCATGATCATCACTCCTTCCAAAGACTTCTTACTAATATGATAATCATTCTCAATTATTTCCGTAGTGATTTACATCACGAAATGGACTGCAATTCCTGTTCAAGCTGCTCAATGTTAATAAATAAATTACCTGACGTTCCGGAATGGATGATTTCCTTTTTCTTTAATTGAGTCAGAGTACGGCTAACCGTTTCCCGGCTGGATCCAATCATATTGGCTAATTCCTGATTTGTGAAATTCGTGTTTAATTCCACAAGGTGTTCATTCTTCCATGTGCCATGAGAATTGGCTATCCGAAGTAGAAGCATCATAATTTGTTCGAAAGTATTATGCAGAATCTGTTCTTCCAACCGCACCTGCAAGTCCACAATTTCATTTCCTAATAACCTGAATAGTTTTATGCAGATTTCCGGGTTCTGGATTAAAAATGGTTCAAAAGAGAAGAGGGGAATAAAAATCAAAATACCATCCTCAATCATTTCTGAATGGGCAGGGTAATGATCTTTACGGAAAAATCCCGCATGTGGAAAAATATCTCCGGGTTTTAAAATATTAACGATCTGTTCTTTTCCATGCAGATCTGTCTTATAAATCTTCACCTTACCCTTATGTATAAAGTAGACATTTTTTAGTTCTTCCCCCTGCAGGAAGATGTGTGTTCCGACTCTGTAATGCCGGACTTTTGAAATGTCTACAATTGGTTTAAGTTCATCATTGGTCAGGTTTTTAAATAGTGGAAGTTCCTGAAGTAATTCATAGATGGACTGTGTATTCATCATTCTTATCATCCTTTCAACCCACGTCAAAACAGCCTCTACTTTAGTAATACAACGAAATGAAATCGTATGAAGTGATAAAAATCATAGTTGATGCTTGCGTTATCTCACATCATGGCTGTAAAACATCGATTAAGATGAATGTGTAAAAGAACAAGACGAGCTGAAAAGCTTACTGAAAATCAGGAGGGAATAAAATGACTGAACAACCATACGAATTTGTAACAGAAATTATGGCTCCGGAAATTGAACCAAGAATACGCCACCCTAAGATTTTTGAAGCCTTTGATGGATTACAATCCGGAGAGGTCATGAAATTAGTCAACGACCACGATCCACGCCCGCTTCAATATCAATTCATGATGGAACGTGAAGGGGAATTTACCTGGGAATATCTGCAGGAAGGACCAGATCTATGGAAAGTTGCCATTGGTAAAAAATAAATCAATCATGCAGGTAAATTTTAAATGTCAGCATTCCTGAAAAGGGGTGCTGAATTTTTATTTAGGCGCACAATCTTAATTAGACACGACTGTAAAAAATTAGCTAAATAAAATAAAAAGGATTATATAAAATAAGCATGTGAATGAAGAAAAGCGGAGGCGACCGTTCAGGTCATGCGGGATAAGACAAAGACATGGAGTGGCACGGGTTTGGCCACGAAATGACTTCGGCTTATATCCGCCTTGACCTGGGAGCCGCAGCTGGACAAAGAAAAGCGGAGGCGACCGTTCAGGCCCAACGGCATAAGCAGAATATCCGGAGTGGCCGCTTTTGGCCATGTAGGTTAATCTGCTTATGACCGCTTGGGCCTGGGAGCCGCAGCTGGACAAAGAAAAGCGGAGGCGATTTGAAGCAGGAAGGTACACTTGATTCTGCGATGCTAATTCCCAGGAGTTTAAGTATTCTGGTATGTCAGCTCGATAAAAGAAAAAAGGAAGGATAGGACATGAGAAAATTCATGCTTAAGCTATGGCTTTATTTTGATCCCCTGTATTTCCGATTTACACGGTTAAAATATATTGGAATGCACCGGGGGAATACGAGCAATATTTTCCGGGTAAGATTGACCCGATTTAAAGGCGGGCCCATTCGCCTATCTGATGGAACCGTTATAGAGAAAAATGATTTACTGCTCAAAATTCACCTGCATAATGTCCGTTTACTTCATGACCTGAAAAATGAGGCCAGCGAAGTGAAAAAGGCATTTATGGTCTATGAAAGAGTCAGGGATTCCATGCCGGGACTGGCAACCTATGTGCTTACACATCAACGTCACCAGGAAATTAAGGCTGTGATGGGGATTACCTCACTCAATAAGGGGGCTGGTCGGCTCGGATTTGAAATCAATCATATCAATAGCCCGTTTTATAAGTGGATGAAAAAAATGACGTTTTATCCCATTCATATATTATCCCTGTCTGAACCTTCCTTAAATAATATCATTCATCAGCCTTCCCCCAATTATATTTTAATGTCCAAAAATCAATTATTGACGAATTATATACACAGACCGTTGGAAAAAGCATTAAGAAACAGAAAAAAAGCCGCCAGAAGCTCAATGTCCTGAGCTGAAGGCGACTTTTTCATATAGTGTGGCTAACTGACAGCATTTGCTTTGGAAACCGCAGGAATAGAAATACGGTGAAAAGTGATTTCAGGGCGGCTGCCAATTCTGATGTTGACACCTGTTTGTCCTAACCCCTCACTAATATAGAATTTTTTTCCCTGATAGCTTTGCAGTCCTTTAATCATATTCATTTTAGGGAGCTTACCCATTTTAGTCAGATGGTAGGCTTTAGGGTACAGAATCTGGCCACCATGAAAATGACCGGATAACAGATAATCGAAATCAAAGTCCTTCATATGAAGCACAGCGTTGGGATCGTGGGTCAGAACCAGGTTATATCCGTCCGTCAGCCCATCGTAGGACTTTTTAAACTGACTGCGCCCCGTACTAAAGTCATCAATCCCAATGATATTTATTTTTTCTCCGTTCACATAAATGGAGGCATTTTCATTTTGCATAGTGTAGCAATCATAGTGCTCCAGCGTCTTTTTAAGTTTTTTAAAGTTTTCCTCATTTAGAACATAATCATGATTGCCAAAAATCGCATAGGTACCGTGTATTGGCTGGAGTTTTTGAAATACCTTCAAATATGGAATAAGCTTCGGAATTGTCCGTTTTCGATCTAAAAAGTCCCCGGTTAAAGTTATGATATCGATGGATTCATGTTTCAGTTTTCTATAGAGCTGTTCAGGTGATATTGAAATATGTTCCAGATGCATATCGGAAATGTGAAGAATATTAAGCTGCGTAGTGTTTGTTTGAGAGGATTTATTATGATTTAGGGTTATATAATTCAGGGCGATGTTTTGGGTATTTTTATAGGCTTTAAAGAAACCGATAATGATCAGAATGATAACGAGAAAAATAAGCAGTAGATTCATAGAAACACCTCCTTCATCATTATACTAGGAAATTGGCCTCAATGGTGTGGGAATTGCAGGG from Virgibacillus sp. MSP4-1 harbors:
- a CDS encoding DUF2249 domain-containing protein, whose translation is MEESQSYVEVDVREDIRLNKEPFHKIMNAIKNLDEGQDLILHAPFKPIPLFKVLDRKGFDHEEEKLAKKHWKVTFRKREGEKNDHIR
- a CDS encoding DUF2249 domain-containing protein, which produces MTLDNRGLQPPQPMMRTLDKLEELEQGEQLSIINDRRPMFLFQELDEHGIRYECEPYEDGGFIITIDK
- a CDS encoding DUF2249 domain-containing protein, producing MTEQPYEFVTEIMAPEIEPRIRHPKIFEAFDGLQSGEVMKLVNDHDPRPLQYQFMMEREGEFTWEYLQEGPDLWKVAIGKK
- a CDS encoding Crp/Fnr family transcriptional regulator codes for the protein MMNTQSIYELLQELPLFKNLTNDELKPIVDISKVRHYRVGTHIFLQGEELKNVYFIHKGKVKIYKTDLHGKEQIVNILKPGDIFPHAGFFRKDHYPAHSEMIEDGILIFIPLFSFEPFLIQNPEICIKLFRLLGNEIVDLQVRLEEQILHNTFEQIMMLLLRIANSHGTWKNEHLVELNTNFTNQELANMIGSSRETVSRTLTQLKKKEIIHSGTSGNLFINIEQLEQELQSIS
- a CDS encoding metallophosphoesterase gives rise to the protein MNLLLIFLVIILIIIGFFKAYKNTQNIALNYITLNHNKSSQTNTTQLNILHISDMHLEHISISPEQLYRKLKHESIDIITLTGDFLDRKRTIPKLIPYLKVFQKLQPIHGTYAIFGNHDYVLNEENFKKLKKTLEHYDCYTMQNENASIYVNGEKINIIGIDDFSTGRSQFKKSYDGLTDGYNLVLTHDPNAVLHMKDFDFDYLLSGHFHGGQILYPKAYHLTKMGKLPKMNMIKGLQSYQGKKFYISEGLGQTGVNIRIGSRPEITFHRISIPAVSKANAVS